A genomic region of Chryseobacterium sp. KACC 21268 contains the following coding sequences:
- the truB gene encoding tRNA pseudouridine(55) synthase TruB, translating to MTAEDLQSGHIFLLDKPLDWTSFQAVNKLKYKLKRKFKELPKKFKIGHAGTLDPRATGLLIVCTGKFTKKIPEIQDAPKEYWAEIKIGVQTESYDTEKPEILQTDYSQITEEHIHETLAKLIGEIDQKPPVFSALKIDGKRAYDLARAGTEVEMKSRKTTIHYLNDIEINLPFVSFTVGCSKGTYIRSLAHDIGQELGVGAYLTQLRRTKIGDYSVEDASSDFINDDLQISE from the coding sequence ATGACAGCAGAAGACCTACAATCCGGACACATATTTCTATTGGACAAACCTTTGGATTGGACGTCATTTCAAGCGGTCAACAAGTTAAAGTATAAACTGAAAAGAAAATTCAAAGAGTTACCGAAGAAATTCAAAATTGGACACGCCGGAACTTTGGATCCACGAGCAACAGGATTACTGATCGTTTGCACGGGTAAGTTCACAAAGAAAATTCCCGAGATCCAAGATGCGCCAAAAGAATATTGGGCAGAAATAAAAATTGGCGTCCAAACCGAATCTTACGACACCGAAAAGCCAGAGATTCTTCAAACCGATTATTCTCAAATTACTGAGGAGCATATTCACGAAACGTTAGCCAAGTTGATTGGCGAGATCGACCAGAAACCACCCGTTTTTTCAGCACTAAAAATTGATGGAAAACGTGCCTATGACCTGGCAAGAGCAGGAACAGAAGTCGAGATGAAATCCAGAAAGACCACGATCCATTATCTTAATGATATAGAGATCAATTTGCCTTTTGTCTCTTTCACGGTTGGCTGCAGCAAGGGAACGTACATCCGTAGTTTGGCGCACGACATTGGTCAGGAGCTTGGCGTTGGCGCATATTTGACGCAACTAAGACGAACAAAGATCGGAGACTATTCTGTAGAAGATGCAAGCTCTGATTTTATCAATGATGATTTGCAAATCTCAGAATAA
- a CDS encoding undecaprenyl-diphosphate phosphatase translates to MDLIKAIIIAIIEGLTEYLPISSTAHMGFAASLMGLEETEFLKMFQVSIQFGAILSVVVAYGKKFFDFSNLQFYYKLAFAVMPALIIGFFLDDVIESVLGNQIAISSVLVLGGVVLLFADSWFKNPVIHDEKEITIKKAVTIGFWQCLAMMPGTSRSAASIIGGMAQGLSRKAAAEFSFFLAVPTMLAVTLYSVFVKTWGKETLHPQKGYEMILESQDHITIFIVGNIVAFVVAWIAIKSFISLLNKYGFKPWGWYRIVVGIALLVYFYWFK, encoded by the coding sequence ATGGATTTAATCAAAGCGATCATCATTGCGATCATCGAAGGTCTAACCGAATATTTGCCAATCTCTTCAACCGCTCATATGGGTTTCGCCGCCAGTCTGATGGGTCTGGAGGAAACCGAATTTCTCAAGATGTTTCAAGTGTCAATTCAATTTGGGGCGATACTTTCTGTGGTTGTAGCGTACGGAAAAAAGTTCTTTGATTTCAGTAATCTTCAATTCTATTACAAATTGGCGTTTGCAGTGATGCCGGCTTTGATCATCGGTTTTTTCCTGGATGACGTGATAGAATCCGTTTTAGGAAATCAAATTGCCATTTCGTCGGTTTTGGTTTTGGGAGGTGTCGTCTTGTTGTTTGCGGACAGCTGGTTCAAGAATCCTGTCATCCACGACGAGAAAGAGATTACCATCAAAAAAGCAGTGACCATCGGTTTTTGGCAATGCTTGGCTATGATGCCTGGGACGAGTAGGAGTGCAGCTTCCATCATTGGTGGAATGGCACAAGGCCTGTCCAGAAAAGCTGCGGCTGAGTTCTCATTTTTCCTGGCAGTTCCTACGATGCTGGCGGTGACGCTTTATTCTGTTTTCGTTAAAACTTGGGGTAAAGAAACGCTTCATCCACAAAAAGGTTATGAGATGATTCTGGAATCTCAAGACCACATTACGATTTTCATTGTTGGAAACATTGTAGCATTTGTAGTGGCTTGGATCGCGATCAAATCTTTCATAAGTCTATTGAATAAATACGGTTTCAAACCTTGGGGTTGGTACAGGATTGTGGTTGGAATAGCATTGTTGGTTTATTTTTATTGGTTTAAATAA
- a CDS encoding DUF3098 domain-containing protein has protein sequence MAKKTNKYSADHYGKATETVGKKAFYFGSKNFKLMLIGLGMIVLGFVFMMGADANTTPDGKYDPNYWNEDIFSFRRIRIAPLFVIAGFVIQIFAILKRNKD, from the coding sequence ATGGCTAAAAAAACAAACAAATATTCTGCAGATCATTACGGTAAAGCCACTGAAACTGTGGGGAAAAAAGCATTTTACTTCGGGAGCAAAAATTTCAAATTGATGTTGATCGGTTTAGGAATGATTGTGCTGGGATTTGTCTTCATGATGGGAGCAGACGCGAACACAACACCAGATGGGAAGTATGACCCTAATTATTGGAACGAAGATATCTTCTCTTTCAGAAGGATCAGAATAGCTCCACTCTTCGTCATTGCAGGATTTGTGATCCAGATTTTTGCAATATTGAAAAGAAACAAAGATTAG
- a CDS encoding T9SS type A sorting domain-containing protein, whose translation MKRILFSLIATSAIFYSANAQTKISFETSEGYNAGALDGQLTWTAWGDAPISYTSLSTAKASDGVRSVKILSDESVEANYGIESTVPSYNKAVISYDINVEALNGSDNFFLVYSDEYDVVAAVDFDYTGAVAVSDATSEDLIETSKSFSANTWYNVKIELDFGIHEVKYYVNSELLHTGAIDSSLTGYGIVDLMTDDYGTSFYVDNIQVTDATLATSEVSKKDIFRVYPNPTVDVVNFDVAGKINSVEVYDAAGKLVKTANGGAKSINVSELSKGNYVVKVKTENASYTKKVIKK comes from the coding sequence ATGAAAAGAATTCTATTCTCTTTAATTGCTACTTCTGCAATTTTTTATTCTGCTAATGCTCAAACAAAAATTTCTTTCGAAACTTCAGAAGGTTATAATGCAGGAGCATTAGACGGACAATTGACCTGGACAGCTTGGGGTGATGCACCAATCAGTTATACTTCGCTTTCAACTGCAAAAGCATCAGATGGTGTAAGATCTGTTAAAATTCTTAGTGACGAATCTGTTGAGGCTAACTATGGGATTGAATCCACGGTTCCAAGTTATAATAAAGCTGTGATTTCTTATGACATCAATGTTGAAGCTTTGAATGGTTCAGACAATTTCTTTCTTGTATATTCAGATGAGTACGATGTTGTAGCTGCTGTGGATTTTGATTATACTGGTGCGGTTGCCGTAAGTGATGCTACAAGTGAAGATCTAATTGAAACTTCTAAATCATTCAGTGCAAATACTTGGTACAACGTAAAAATCGAATTGGATTTTGGTATTCACGAGGTTAAATATTATGTAAATTCTGAATTATTACATACTGGAGCAATCGATTCTAGTCTTACCGGTTATGGAATTGTTGATCTAATGACAGATGATTATGGTACAAGTTTTTATGTTGATAACATCCAAGTAACTGATGCAACTTTGGCAACTTCTGAAGTTTCCAAAAAAGATATCTTCCGAGTTTATCCAAACCCAACTGTTGACGTGGTGAACTTTGACGTAGCTGGAAAAATCAATTCTGTAGAAGTTTATGACGCTGCAGGTAAATTGGTGAAAACTGCTAATGGCGGGGCGAAATCAATCAACGTTTCTGAATTAAGCAAAGGAAACTACGTTGTAAAAGTAAAAACAGAAAACGCTTCTTACACGAAAAAAGTAATCAAGAAGTAA